The Pongo abelii isolate AG06213 chromosome 21, NHGRI_mPonAbe1-v2.0_pri, whole genome shotgun sequence genome has a window encoding:
- the TP53RK gene encoding EKC/KEOPS complex subunit TP53RK — MAAARASTLDDGEEPSPEAEALAAARERSSRFLSGLELVKQGAEARVFRGRFQGRAAVIKHRFPKGYRHPALEARLGRRRTVQEARALLRCRRAGISAPVVFFVDYASNCLYMEEIEGSVTVRDYIQSTMETEKTPQGLSNLAKTMGQVLARMHDEDLIHGDLTTSNMLLKPRLEQLNIVLIDFGLSFVSALPEDKGVDLYVLEKAFLSTHPNTESMFEAFLKSYSTSSKKARPVLKKLDEVRLRGRKRSMVG, encoded by the exons ATGGCGGCGGCCAGAGCTAGTACGTTGGACGATGGCGAGGAGCCCTCGCCGGAGGCTGAGGCTCTGGCCGCGGCCCGGGAGCGGAGCAGCCGCTTCTTGAGCGGCCTGGAGCTGGTGAAGCAGGGTGCCGAGGCGCGCGTGTTCCGTGGCCGCTTCCAGGGCCGCGCGGCGGTGATCAAGCACCGCTTCCCCAAGGGCTACCGGCACCCGGCGCTGGAGGCGCGGCTTGGCCGGCGGCGGACGGTGCAGGAGGCCCGGGCGCTTCTCCGCTGCCGCCGCGCTG GAATATCTGCCCCAGTTGTCTTTTTTGTGGACTATGCTTCCAACTGCTTATATATGGAAGAAATTGAAGGCTCAGTGACTGTTCGAGATTATATTCAGTCCACTATGGAGACTGAAAAAACTCCCCAAGGTCTCTCCAActtagccaagacaatggggcaGGTTTTGGCTCGAATGCACGATGAAGACCTCATTCATGGTGATCTCACCACCTCCAACATGCTCCTGAAACCCCGCCTGGAACAGCTGAACATTGTGCTCATAGACTTTGGGCTGAGTTTCGTTTCAGCACTTCCAGAGGATAAGGGAGTAGACCTCTATGTCCTGGAGAAGGCCTTCCTCAGTACCCATCCCAACACTGAAAGTATGTTTGAAGCCTTTCTGAAGAGCTACTCCACCTCCTCCAAAAAGGCCAGGCCAGTgctaaaaaaattagatgaagtGCGcctgagaggaagaaagaggtcCATGGTTGGGTAG